Proteins from a single region of Flavobacterium sp. YJ01:
- a CDS encoding Mur ligase family protein, which translates to MKTHFIAIGGSAMHNLALALHNKGYQVTGSDDAIFEPSKSRLEKKGILPAEMGWFPEKITSDIDAIILGMHAKADNPELLKAQELGLKIYSYPEFLYEQSKNKTRVVIGGSHGKTTITSMILHVMHYHNIAVDYMVGAQLEGFDTMVHLTEENDFMVLEGDEYLSSPIDRRPKFHLYQPNIALISGIAWDHINVFPTYENYVEQFEIFIQKITNGGILVYNENDPEVKRVSEAATNPIRKIAYSTPEYSVSDGVTLLKTPEGDMPIEVFGAHNLNNLAGAKWICQNMGVDEADFYEAIASFKGASKRLEKIAEGKGKVAYKDFAHSPSKVAATTKAVKEQYPNRTLVACLELHTYSSLNAEFLKEYEGTLEYADVAVVFYSPDAVKIKQLEEVTYEQIANAFNRKDLIIYTNPAEFKEYLFNLNLDNSALLLMSSGNYGGLNFDEVKGLIN; encoded by the coding sequence ATGAAAACACATTTCATCGCCATTGGCGGAAGCGCAATGCATAATCTGGCATTAGCATTACATAATAAAGGATATCAAGTTACAGGAAGTGACGATGCAATTTTTGAACCTTCAAAATCAAGATTGGAGAAAAAAGGAATTCTTCCGGCAGAAATGGGTTGGTTTCCAGAAAAAATCACTTCGGATATTGACGCTATTATTTTAGGAATGCACGCCAAAGCTGATAATCCTGAATTATTAAAAGCACAGGAATTAGGTTTGAAAATTTATTCATATCCTGAATTTTTATACGAACAATCTAAAAATAAAACGCGTGTTGTGATTGGTGGTTCGCACGGAAAAACAACCATTACTTCGATGATTTTGCATGTAATGCATTACCATAATATTGCAGTTGATTATATGGTTGGCGCGCAATTAGAAGGTTTTGATACAATGGTTCATCTTACCGAAGAAAATGATTTTATGGTTTTAGAGGGTGATGAGTATTTATCTTCACCAATTGATAGACGCCCGAAATTTCATTTATACCAACCCAATATTGCGTTGATTTCTGGAATTGCTTGGGATCATATTAATGTTTTTCCAACGTATGAAAATTATGTAGAACAGTTTGAGATTTTTATTCAAAAAATTACAAATGGTGGAATTTTGGTTTATAACGAAAATGATCCTGAAGTAAAACGCGTTTCTGAAGCGGCAACAAATCCAATTAGAAAAATTGCTTATTCAACTCCAGAATATTCTGTGAGTGACGGTGTAACACTTTTAAAAACTCCAGAAGGAGATATGCCAATCGAAGTTTTTGGAGCACATAACTTAAATAATCTTGCTGGAGCAAAATGGATTTGCCAAAATATGGGCGTTGATGAAGCGGATTTTTACGAAGCAATTGCAAGTTTTAAAGGTGCATCTAAACGTTTAGAAAAAATTGCTGAAGGAAAAGGAAAAGTCGCTTATAAAGATTTTGCGCATTCGCCAAGTAAAGTTGCTGCAACTACAAAAGCGGTAAAAGAACAATATCCGAACAGAACTTTAGTTGCTTGTTTAGAATTGCATACTTACAGCAGTTTAAATGCTGAATTTTTGAAAGAATATGAAGGCACTTTAGAATATGCAGATGTTGCAGTTGTTTTTTATTCGCCAGATGCTGTAAAAATCAAACAATTAGAAGAAGTAACTTACGAGCAAATCGCAAATGCTTTCAATAGAAAAGATTTGATTATTTATACAAATCCTGCTGAATTTAAAGAATATTTATTCAACTTAAATTTAGATAATTCTGCTCTTTTATTAATGAGTTCTGGAAATTATGGAGGATTGAATTTTGATGAAGTAAAAGGTTTGATTAATTAG
- the radC gene encoding DNA repair protein RadC, producing the protein MEQSHFPITNWSEDDRPREKLMLKGKSALSDAELIAILIGSGSRNESAVDLSKRILKNSENLNALGKMSIAQLTNFKGIGEAKAITIIAALELGRRRRAEEVVELKKITSSKIAFEIMQPIIGELLHEEFWVLFLNNSNKVISKSQLSKGGIAGTIVDPRLVFKLALENGATALILCHNHPSGSLIPSDADKQITKKMKTAGEILDVKVLDHLIITESKYYSFVDEGIF; encoded by the coding sequence ATGGAACAATCTCATTTTCCAATTACCAATTGGTCTGAAGATGATAGACCTCGGGAAAAGTTAATGCTAAAGGGGAAAAGTGCTTTAAGTGATGCCGAGCTAATTGCCATCTTAATAGGTTCTGGAAGTCGAAATGAATCTGCAGTAGATTTAAGTAAAAGAATTTTAAAGAATAGTGAAAATTTAAATGCTTTAGGGAAAATGAGCATTGCACAGCTTACTAATTTTAAGGGAATTGGTGAAGCAAAAGCAATTACAATTATCGCCGCTTTAGAGCTAGGAAGACGGAGAAGGGCAGAAGAAGTAGTTGAGTTAAAGAAAATAACTTCGAGTAAAATTGCTTTTGAAATTATGCAGCCCATAATTGGTGAGTTATTGCATGAAGAATTTTGGGTGCTTTTTCTTAATAATTCAAATAAAGTAATCTCTAAGTCGCAACTAAGTAAAGGAGGAATTGCTGGAACTATTGTAGATCCAAGATTGGTTTTTAAATTAGCATTAGAAAATGGTGCTACTGCGTTGATTTTGTGTCATAATCATCCGTCAGGAAGTTTGATTCCAAGTGATGCAGACAAACAAATTACAAAGAAGATGAAAACCGCTGGAGAAATCTTAGATGTTAAAGTTTTAGACCATTTGATTATTACTGAATCAAAATATTATAGTTTTGTAGATGAAGGAATTTTTTAA
- a CDS encoding YjjG family noncanonical pyrimidine nucleotidase has translation MNTNITDIFFDLDHTLWDFDKNSEMAFDRIFKEKYQEIVTQDFIKAYIPINQECWRLYQNDQITHQELRYNRLKLSFDALKYVVSEESIFEIANDYIEFLTDNNYLFDGAIEVLEYLKPKYRLHIITNGFANVQDKKINNAALGSYFSTITNSELAGVKKPNSIIFDYAINLAKTSKENSIMIGDDFEADVTGALNAGLDAIFFNEKKLDVSGDYKQINHLLELKKYL, from the coding sequence ATGAATACCAATATTACAGACATTTTTTTTGATTTAGATCACACGCTTTGGGATTTTGATAAAAATTCAGAAATGGCTTTTGATCGTATTTTTAAAGAGAAATACCAAGAAATTGTTACGCAGGATTTTATCAAAGCTTATATTCCAATAAATCAGGAATGCTGGAGATTATACCAAAATGATCAAATCACACATCAGGAATTGCGCTATAATCGTTTAAAGCTTTCTTTTGACGCTTTAAAGTATGTTGTTTCTGAAGAAAGCATTTTTGAGATTGCCAATGATTATATCGAGTTTCTTACCGACAACAATTATCTTTTTGATGGAGCTATTGAAGTTTTAGAATATTTGAAACCAAAATATAGACTTCATATCATTACAAACGGATTCGCAAATGTTCAGGATAAGAAAATCAATAATGCTGCGTTAGGAAGTTATTTCAGCACCATTACAAATTCTGAATTGGCAGGTGTTAAAAAGCCAAATAGTATTATATTTGATTATGCAATCAATTTAGCAAAAACTTCTAAAGAAAATAGCATTATGATTGGTGATGATTTTGAAGCCGATGTCACAGGAGCTTTAAATGCTGGTCTGGATGCAATATTCTTTAATGAGAAAAAATTGGATGTTTCCGGAGATTATAAACAAATTAACCATTTATTAGAACTAAAAAAATATTTATAA